The following coding sequences lie in one Oceanidesulfovibrio indonesiensis genomic window:
- a CDS encoding Smr/MutS family protein — MSAKKIRTFKDLDKSQFPKSPKKKRGGKLPPPPPQPVEEAMRKEPDETTLFCNAMQDVKPLDGERKSRTAPICDAPSETAPPKTRADDDHEVKKRLMDLVSGKLEFSLEYSEEFIQGHVKGLDLKLLGRLKAGAYSPEAHLDLHGMTLEQAYDNMVDFIRRHYLEGHRTVLLIPGRGRNSPEGRSILRQAVQTWLTRDPFKRVVLAFCTARPQHGGAGALYVLLRKHRKAEGKIVWDRVPANIESFE, encoded by the coding sequence ATGTCTGCCAAGAAAATTCGCACCTTCAAGGATCTGGACAAGTCGCAATTCCCCAAGTCGCCCAAGAAAAAACGCGGGGGCAAGCTGCCCCCTCCTCCCCCGCAGCCGGTCGAGGAGGCCATGCGCAAGGAACCGGACGAGACCACTCTGTTTTGCAACGCCATGCAGGACGTCAAGCCGCTGGACGGCGAGCGCAAGAGCCGAACAGCGCCCATCTGCGATGCGCCGTCGGAGACGGCTCCGCCCAAAACTCGCGCCGACGACGACCACGAGGTGAAGAAGCGGTTGATGGACCTCGTGAGCGGGAAGCTCGAATTCTCGCTGGAGTACTCGGAAGAGTTCATCCAGGGCCACGTGAAGGGGTTGGACCTCAAGCTGCTGGGACGCCTGAAGGCCGGGGCCTACAGCCCGGAAGCACATCTCGACCTGCACGGCATGACCCTGGAGCAGGCATACGACAACATGGTGGACTTCATCCGTCGCCACTACCTGGAAGGGCACAGAACCGTTTTGCTCATTCCGGGGCGTGGCCGGAACTCACCCGAAGGCCGCTCAATACTTCGGCAGGCCGTGCAGACATGGCTCACACGCGATCCTTTCAAGCGCGTGGTCCTGGCTTTCTGCACGGCGCGGCCGCAGCACGGCGGGGCCGGCGCTCTTTACGTGCTGCTGCGCAAACACCGCAAGGCTGAAGGAAAAATTGTCTGGGATCGCGTTCCTGCGAACATAGAAAGCTTCGAATAG
- a CDS encoding EAL and HDOD domain-containing protein: MEATILTVDSFQPIFVARQTIYDGQRRPWGYKLFFRGSLDAQSADIDDPDRATANVIADGFYLAQQGIEPGKKILFNIPNGLLRKSMAQAFPPQQVIPQLDKSSNPDAAITAAAQQLKDAGYPVAVSLPCYDSLLKLADVIILDILGRKEGEIAAVVQKLKRYPGILLAMKIEEQQQFDLARGLGFRLFQGFYFSKPVLLPGRKISPAASARLKLIQELSSSDFDLASLAATISSDPSLSYRLLKFINSIAFSLPNKIRSIQQAIALIGQHQLRQWLMAVTLSDLDTKIASEDHYFTSIQRARFLELLAECMPDPPFSKETMSLIGLFSMLDVLLGQTMLEILEQFPLEDNVVRTLTREDPETSQWLTLAESVENGRWNEVDALLARHGLSLTQAAVSYNMSMIWANEVMGSAA; encoded by the coding sequence TTGGAGGCCACCATTCTTACGGTCGACTCGTTCCAACCCATCTTCGTCGCCAGGCAGACCATATACGATGGCCAACGGCGCCCCTGGGGGTACAAGCTTTTTTTCCGCGGCAGCCTCGACGCGCAGTCGGCGGATATCGATGACCCCGACAGGGCTACGGCGAACGTCATTGCGGACGGATTCTACCTGGCGCAGCAGGGAATAGAGCCCGGTAAAAAAATATTATTCAACATTCCCAATGGCTTGCTCCGCAAGTCCATGGCTCAGGCTTTTCCGCCCCAACAGGTCATCCCGCAGTTGGACAAGTCGAGCAATCCGGATGCGGCGATCACAGCCGCAGCGCAGCAACTCAAAGATGCGGGCTATCCCGTGGCCGTGAGCCTGCCCTGCTACGATTCCCTGCTCAAGCTCGCCGATGTCATCATCCTGGACATCCTGGGCCGCAAGGAAGGTGAGATCGCAGCCGTGGTGCAGAAGCTCAAACGATACCCCGGCATCCTGCTCGCCATGAAAATCGAAGAGCAACAGCAGTTCGACCTGGCCCGGGGCCTCGGCTTCCGGCTGTTCCAGGGCTTCTATTTCTCCAAGCCGGTGCTGTTGCCCGGTCGCAAAATTTCCCCGGCGGCCTCGGCAAGACTCAAGCTCATCCAGGAGTTGTCCAGCAGCGATTTCGACCTGGCCTCTCTGGCCGCCACGATTTCCAGCGATCCTTCGCTCAGTTATCGCCTCCTCAAGTTCATCAACTCGATCGCCTTCTCCCTGCCAAACAAGATTCGATCCATCCAGCAGGCCATAGCGCTGATCGGGCAGCATCAGCTTCGCCAGTGGCTCATGGCCGTCACCCTGTCCGACCTTGACACGAAGATCGCCAGTGAAGATCATTACTTCACGTCGATTCAGCGCGCCCGTTTCCTGGAGCTTCTGGCCGAGTGCATGCCCGATCCGCCGTTTTCCAAGGAGACCATGTCGCTGATCGGGCTTTTTTCCATGCTCGACGTTCTTTTGGGCCAGACCATGCTGGAGATCCTCGAACAGTTCCCACTTGAGGACAATGTGGTGCGCACGCTCACACGGGAAGACCCCGAGACATCGCAATGGCTGACTCTGGCAGAATCCGTGGAGAACGGTAGGTGGAACGAGGTGGACGCCCTTCTTGCGCGCCACGGCCTCAGCCTGACGCAGGCGGCGGTGAGCTACAACATGTCCATGATCTGGGCAAACGAGGTCATGGGCAGCGCCGCCTGA